One part of the Acidobacteriota bacterium genome encodes these proteins:
- a CDS encoding aldehyde dehydrogenase family protein, producing MAELTIAPVATHGFFLDGKWLEEGDLVDVRAPYDGSIVGRVFRGRREHAELAIAAAVKAFGTTRRLPAFERQRVLRQIAEGIQARREEFARTLAQEAGKPIKTARLEVDRAMITFGIAAEETVRGYGEYLPLDWQQSTVGRWGIVKRFPLGPIAGISPFNFPLNLVAHKVAPAMAAGCSMILKPAPQTPLSALLLAEVVQQAGWPDGGLNVLLLSNEDSELLVTDDRIKLISFTGSAAVGWAIKDKAGRKKVVLELGGNSGVIVHSDCDLQYAAERCVTGGFAYAGQSCISVQRILVEHSVYGKFTELLLEETKKLKVGDPLDEASDLGPMIRESDAIRAADWIQEAVRGGARLLCGGKRKGSLLEPTVLSGTRSDMKVNCQEIFAPVVTVEPYHDFSSALKEINNSPYGLQAGLFTRDAKLIFQAYEELEVGGLIAGDVPTFRVEHMPYGGVKDSGLGREGLRDSIQEMTEPKLLVMNLR from the coding sequence ATGGCCGAACTGACGATCGCTCCAGTTGCGACCCACGGATTTTTTCTAGACGGGAAGTGGCTGGAGGAAGGCGACCTCGTCGATGTTCGCGCTCCCTACGACGGATCGATCGTTGGCCGAGTGTTTCGCGGCCGTCGCGAACATGCCGAGCTAGCCATTGCCGCTGCCGTCAAAGCGTTCGGTACCACACGCCGTCTGCCCGCCTTTGAGCGCCAGCGCGTTCTTCGCCAGATTGCCGAAGGAATCCAGGCGCGGCGCGAAGAATTCGCCCGTACGCTTGCGCAGGAAGCGGGCAAGCCCATCAAGACCGCGCGTCTTGAAGTGGACCGCGCCATGATCACCTTCGGCATCGCTGCCGAAGAAACCGTGCGCGGCTACGGAGAATATCTCCCACTCGACTGGCAGCAATCGACCGTCGGACGCTGGGGGATCGTCAAACGCTTTCCTCTCGGCCCCATTGCCGGAATCTCGCCGTTTAATTTCCCGCTGAACCTGGTTGCTCACAAAGTCGCTCCCGCCATGGCTGCCGGATGTTCCATGATCCTCAAGCCCGCTCCGCAGACTCCGCTGAGCGCGTTGCTGTTGGCGGAAGTGGTTCAGCAGGCAGGCTGGCCTGATGGTGGACTCAATGTGCTGCTGCTCTCCAACGAAGATTCCGAATTGCTGGTAACCGATGATCGAATCAAGCTCATCAGTTTTACCGGCAGCGCCGCCGTCGGATGGGCCATCAAAGATAAAGCCGGAAGAAAGAAAGTCGTCCTCGAACTCGGCGGTAACTCCGGGGTCATCGTGCACAGCGACTGCGATCTGCAATACGCTGCCGAACGTTGCGTTACCGGAGGCTTCGCCTACGCCGGTCAGTCCTGCATTTCCGTACAGCGCATCCTGGTCGAACATTCCGTCTACGGCAAATTCACCGAATTGTTGCTCGAAGAGACAAAGAAGCTGAAAGTCGGCGACCCGCTCGACGAAGCCAGCGACCTGGGCCCGATGATCCGCGAAAGTGACGCCATCCGTGCCGCGGATTGGATTCAAGAGGCGGTGCGCGGTGGGGCGCGCCTGCTTTGCGGCGGCAAGAGAAAAGGTTCTCTCCTCGAGCCCACCGTTCTTTCCGGCACGCGCTCCGACATGAAAGTGAATTGTCAGGAAATTTTTGCGCCGGTGGTGACGGTTGAGCCCTACCACGACTTCTCTTCCGCATTGAAGGAAATCAACAACTCCCCGTACGGACTACAGGCTGGCCTCTTCACGCGCGATGCCAAACTTATCTTCCAGGCGTATGAGGAGTTGGAAGTCGGCGGACTGATTGCCGGCGATGTGCCGACATTCCGAGTCGAACACATGCCCTATGGTGGAGTGAAAGATTCAGGATTAGGGCGCGAAGGCTTGCGCGATTCGATTCAGGAGATGACCGAACCGAAACTTTTGGTCATGAACCTGCGCTAA
- a CDS encoding cytochrome c3 family protein gives MQIFPRSSNNIARASLVIVAVVVAGLGWVLWELERTPYVTNAGVRKPQPVPFSHQHHVTGLGIDCRYCHTSVEVSSFAGIPPTKTCMNCHSQIWTNAAYLEPVRESYRNGKSIEWSRVNQVPNFVYFNHSIHINKGVGCNTCHGPVDKMPYVYQYASLQMEFCLDCHRAPQKYLRPREQVFNMRYEPPAKNPLHENDVEVNGHTYTDQIELGNALKDLYKVRSVKAITSCSTCHR, from the coding sequence ATGCAGATTTTTCCACGCAGCAGCAACAACATTGCCCGCGCTTCGTTGGTAATCGTTGCCGTTGTCGTCGCCGGATTAGGCTGGGTTCTGTGGGAACTCGAGCGCACGCCCTACGTGACCAATGCAGGCGTCCGGAAACCGCAACCGGTGCCGTTCAGCCATCAACACCATGTCACCGGACTCGGTATTGACTGCCGTTATTGCCATACTTCGGTGGAGGTGTCCAGTTTTGCCGGCATTCCTCCGACCAAGACTTGCATGAATTGCCACTCCCAGATCTGGACCAACGCCGCTTATCTGGAGCCGGTGCGCGAGAGTTATCGCAACGGCAAGTCGATTGAGTGGTCGCGCGTCAATCAGGTTCCGAATTTCGTTTATTTCAATCACAGCATCCACATCAACAAGGGCGTAGGCTGCAACACCTGCCATGGCCCCGTCGACAAGATGCCGTATGTCTATCAGTACGCGTCCCTGCAAATGGAATTCTGCCTGGATTGCCATCGTGCACCGCAGAAGTATCTGCGTCCGCGCGAGCAGGTCTTCAATATGCGATACGAGCCGCCGGCCAAGAACCCGTTGCATGAGAACGATGTGGAAGTGAATGGGCACACCTACACGGATCAGATCGAACTCGGCAACGCGCTGAAAGATCTGTACAAGGTGCGCTCGGTCAAGGCCATCACAAGTTGCAGCACCTGCCACCGCTAG
- a CDS encoding TAT-variant-translocated molybdopterin oxidoreductase, giving the protein MDENIKHQGGPDVCPGKRNQLDLQAVREQIEETTGPEYWRSLEELAGSDEFQEMMHREFPKGASEWMESFSRRGFLKTMGASLALAGLTGCTKLPDSVIVPYVKQPENLIPGKPMYYATAYTLGGYASPILVESHMYRPTKVEGNPEHPASLGGTDVYAQASLLDLYDPDRAQNITYMGDTRSWTAFLEAVRGPMAAQKGVQGGGVRILTQTVSSPALAGQIRDYLKANSQAKWHVYEPINRDNVNEGARMAFGEPVETRYDLSKADVIVSLDADFLYAGFPGSTRYIRDFASRRNPDGNMNRLYVVESTPSSTGMKADHRVPLRAAEIEGFAWTLAGAIGLSSSGITNQAQQSQASAIAKDLQAHKGSSIVIAGDHQPAAVHALAHAMNQALGNVGKTVLYTDSVDANPVNRNESLHELVQDIRGGKVDLLLILGGNPVYDAPAELEFASAMKSNAVAIKVYLGTHSNETADLCQWHVPEAHYLEAWSDARAYDGTASIVQPLIDPLYGGKSAHELVAILAGQPGISGHDLVQSYWQKQHGGDFESFWRKSLHDGWVAGTTYALKNVSAKAASSPTSVASPANTIELNFRRDPSIYDGRFANNGWMQELPKPLTKLTWDNPVMIGPAMAAREHLNSKDVVELEFNGKKVKGPIWIQAGHPDNMITVFLGYGRTRAGRAGTGAGFDVYPMRASQAPWFASGVKITPTGAVYNLASTQGYQAMETPDGSERPLVMERDLEEYKKDPAFAKEGEVPKELSLYPPVDYSKETYNWGMAIDLNSCVGCNNCIVACQSENNIAVVGQEQTLKGRHMHWIRVDAYYGGDRNNPKGYFQPVPCMQCENAPCELVCPVGATVHSSEGLNDMVYNRCIGTRYCSNNCPYKVRRFNFLLFQDWETPQYKMMRNPDVTIRSRGVMEKCTYCVQRINEKRIDAERADTTIKDGELQTACQQSCPANAIVFGNINDPNSAVNKWKAQPRNYSLLGELNTRPRTTYLAEVRNPNPELKTERSAG; this is encoded by the coding sequence ATGGACGAGAACATCAAACACCAGGGCGGACCGGACGTTTGTCCGGGAAAGCGCAATCAGCTTGATCTGCAGGCGGTGCGCGAGCAGATCGAGGAGACGACCGGTCCCGAATATTGGCGCAGCCTGGAAGAACTCGCAGGCAGCGACGAATTTCAGGAGATGATGCACCGCGAGTTTCCCAAGGGCGCATCCGAATGGATGGAGTCGTTCTCGCGTCGCGGCTTCCTTAAAACGATGGGAGCGTCGCTCGCGCTCGCCGGCCTGACCGGTTGCACCAAGCTGCCCGACTCGGTCATTGTTCCATACGTAAAGCAGCCGGAGAATCTGATCCCCGGCAAGCCGATGTATTACGCGACCGCCTATACGCTGGGTGGATACGCGTCCCCGATTCTCGTCGAAAGCCACATGTACCGTCCGACCAAAGTGGAAGGCAATCCGGAACATCCGGCAAGCCTCGGTGGTACGGATGTGTACGCGCAAGCTTCTCTGCTCGACTTGTACGATCCCGACCGCGCCCAGAACATTACTTATATGGGCGACACGCGTTCGTGGACGGCCTTCCTTGAAGCCGTCCGTGGCCCGATGGCTGCGCAGAAGGGCGTCCAAGGTGGCGGCGTCCGCATTCTCACGCAGACGGTTTCTTCTCCGGCACTGGCAGGACAGATTCGCGACTACCTGAAAGCGAATTCGCAGGCCAAGTGGCATGTCTACGAGCCCATCAACCGCGACAACGTGAATGAAGGCGCCAGGATGGCCTTTGGCGAGCCGGTTGAAACGCGTTACGACTTGTCGAAAGCCGATGTCATCGTTTCGCTCGACGCCGATTTCCTGTACGCCGGATTCCCGGGCTCGACGCGCTACATCCGCGACTTTGCTTCGCGCCGCAATCCTGATGGAAACATGAACCGGTTGTACGTGGTCGAGAGCACGCCGAGTTCAACGGGCATGAAGGCCGATCACCGTGTCCCCTTGCGAGCGGCGGAGATTGAGGGTTTTGCCTGGACGCTGGCTGGCGCTATCGGCCTGAGTTCCAGCGGGATTACCAATCAGGCTCAGCAATCGCAAGCCTCCGCGATCGCAAAAGATCTTCAGGCTCACAAAGGTTCGAGCATCGTCATCGCGGGAGATCACCAACCAGCGGCCGTTCATGCCCTGGCGCATGCGATGAATCAAGCGTTAGGCAATGTCGGCAAGACGGTTCTCTATACCGACTCCGTCGATGCCAACCCGGTGAACCGCAACGAATCTCTGCACGAACTGGTGCAGGATATTCGCGGCGGAAAAGTTGACCTGCTCCTGATCCTCGGCGGCAATCCGGTGTATGACGCGCCCGCTGAATTGGAATTTGCCTCGGCGATGAAGTCCAATGCAGTCGCCATCAAGGTTTATCTCGGTACGCACAGCAATGAGACTGCCGATTTGTGCCAGTGGCACGTCCCCGAAGCGCATTACCTCGAGGCTTGGAGCGACGCGCGCGCCTATGACGGCACCGCCAGCATTGTGCAACCGCTCATTGATCCGCTCTATGGCGGTAAGAGCGCGCACGAACTCGTCGCGATTCTCGCTGGACAACCCGGCATTAGTGGACATGATCTAGTGCAGAGTTACTGGCAGAAACAGCACGGCGGCGACTTCGAATCGTTCTGGCGCAAATCGCTGCACGATGGATGGGTGGCCGGTACAACGTACGCCCTCAAAAACGTCTCGGCCAAAGCCGCGAGTTCTCCGACATCGGTAGCTTCGCCGGCCAATACCATCGAACTGAATTTCCGCCGCGATCCCTCCATCTACGACGGACGCTTCGCCAACAACGGCTGGATGCAGGAACTTCCCAAGCCGCTGACCAAGTTGACCTGGGACAACCCGGTCATGATTGGCCCCGCGATGGCCGCGCGCGAGCACCTGAATTCGAAGGACGTTGTCGAACTGGAATTCAACGGCAAGAAGGTCAAAGGTCCGATCTGGATTCAAGCCGGCCATCCCGACAACATGATCACCGTGTTTCTCGGCTATGGACGCACTCGTGCCGGACGAGCAGGCACAGGCGCTGGTTTCGATGTCTATCCGATGCGCGCCAGTCAGGCTCCGTGGTTCGCTAGTGGTGTAAAGATCACGCCAACGGGAGCGGTTTACAACCTCGCCAGCACGCAGGGCTACCAGGCGATGGAAACGCCCGACGGCAGCGAACGTCCTCTGGTGATGGAGCGGGATCTCGAGGAATACAAGAAAGACCCCGCGTTCGCGAAGGAAGGCGAAGTCCCGAAGGAACTTTCTCTATACCCGCCAGTTGATTACTCGAAAGAAACTTACAACTGGGGCATGGCGATTGATCTGAACTCCTGCGTGGGCTGCAACAACTGCATCGTTGCCTGCCAGTCGGAAAACAATATCGCTGTGGTCGGCCAGGAGCAGACGCTCAAAGGTCGCCACATGCACTGGATTCGCGTCGACGCTTACTATGGCGGCGACCGCAACAATCCCAAGGGCTATTTCCAGCCTGTGCCATGCATGCAGTGCGAGAACGCGCCTTGCGAGCTGGTTTGCCCGGTAGGAGCAACCGTCCACAGCAGCGAAGGCCTGAACGACATGGTCTATAACCGCTGCATCGGGACGCGCTATTGCTCGAACAACTGTCCCTACAAGGTGCGGCGCTTTAACTTCCTCCTGTTCCAGGACTGGGAGACTCCGCAGTACAAGATGATGCGCAATCCAGACGTGACGATCCGCAGCCGCGGTGTCATGGAAAAGTGCACATACTGCGTGCAGCGTATCAATGAGAAACGCATCGATGCCGAACGCGCAGACACAACGATTAAAGACGGCGAACTGCAAACCGCCTGCCAGCAGTCGTGTCCGGCGAACGCGATCGTGTTCGGCAACATCAACGATCCGAACAGTGCAGTGAATAAGTGGAAGGCGCAGCCGAGGAATTATTCCCTGCTGGGCGAATTGAATACGCGTCCGCGCACCACGTATCTCGCGGAAGTGCGCAATCCGAATCCCGAGTTGAAAACAGAGCGGAGCGCAGGTTAG
- the nrfD gene encoding polysulfide reductase NrfD, translated as MATQQQIPVEVPVEDQRAPVIEPGHTFSTIGEKVSNIVLRRPVSLGWIFGFLVMFSLMNMMLFALGVLFLKGTGIWGITIPIGWGFAIINFVWWIGIGHAGTLISAILCLLRQSWRNSINRFAEAMTLFAVACAGVFPLVHTGRPWLAYWMFPYPNTMNYWPQFRSPLIWDVFAVSTYFTISLVFWFVGLIPDLASMRDRAEHPLTRGIFGILAMGWRGSARHWHRYETAYLLLAGLATPLVLSVHTVVSFDFAVSIVPGWHTTIFPPYFVAGAIYSGFAMVLCLAIPIRAIYGMEDFITMRHLENSGKVMLATGLIVGYGYFIEAFMGWYSGNTFDSFLLWNRLHGPYALWYWSLIATNIVIPQLLWLKKFRTSTFWLWIISLIVLAGMWLERFIIIVVSLHRDFLNSSWGMFYPTKWDWMTYIGTIGMFLTAMWLFVRILPMVSIAELRTLLPEAHVHEAEEVER; from the coding sequence ATGGCAACTCAACAGCAAATCCCGGTTGAAGTTCCGGTGGAAGATCAGCGCGCGCCGGTCATTGAGCCGGGCCATACTTTTTCCACCATCGGCGAGAAGGTCAGCAACATCGTCCTGAGGCGTCCCGTGTCTCTGGGATGGATCTTCGGATTCCTGGTGATGTTCTCGCTGATGAACATGATGCTGTTTGCTCTCGGCGTCCTGTTCCTCAAGGGCACCGGAATCTGGGGCATCACGATCCCCATCGGTTGGGGCTTCGCGATCATCAATTTCGTCTGGTGGATCGGTATCGGTCACGCCGGAACTTTGATTTCTGCAATTCTTTGTTTGTTGCGGCAGAGCTGGCGCAATTCAATTAATCGTTTTGCCGAAGCGATGACGCTCTTCGCGGTTGCTTGCGCGGGCGTTTTCCCGCTTGTCCACACTGGACGTCCATGGCTCGCCTACTGGATGTTCCCATACCCGAACACGATGAATTACTGGCCGCAATTCCGCAGCCCGCTCATCTGGGACGTGTTCGCGGTTTCGACCTACTTCACGATTTCGCTGGTGTTCTGGTTCGTCGGATTGATTCCGGATTTGGCCTCGATGCGCGATCGCGCCGAGCATCCTCTGACGCGCGGCATCTTCGGAATCCTGGCGATGGGATGGCGCGGTTCCGCCCGCCACTGGCATCGTTATGAGACGGCCTACCTGCTTCTCGCAGGACTTGCAACGCCTCTGGTTCTGTCGGTCCACACCGTCGTCAGCTTCGATTTCGCGGTCAGCATCGTTCCTGGATGGCACACCACGATCTTCCCGCCGTACTTCGTGGCGGGCGCCATCTACTCCGGATTCGCGATGGTGCTCTGCCTGGCCATCCCGATCCGCGCGATTTACGGCATGGAAGATTTCATCACCATGCGCCACCTCGAAAACTCCGGCAAGGTGATGCTCGCGACCGGTCTGATCGTTGGCTACGGCTACTTTATTGAAGCGTTCATGGGCTGGTACAGCGGAAACACGTTCGATTCATTCCTGCTGTGGAACCGTCTGCATGGTCCGTACGCGCTCTGGTATTGGAGTTTGATCGCGACCAACATCGTGATCCCGCAATTGCTCTGGCTGAAGAAATTCCGCACCAGCACCTTCTGGCTGTGGATTATTTCACTGATCGTGCTCGCCGGCATGTGGCTGGAGCGCTTCATCATTATCGTGGTCAGCCTGCACCGCGACTTCTTGAATTCTTCGTGGGGCATGTTCTACCCCACCAAATGGGATTGGATGACTTACATCGGAACGATCGGCATGTTCCTGACCGCGATGTGGTTGTTCGTACGCATCCTGCCGATGGTTTCGATTGCTGAGTTGCGCACCTTGCTGCCCGAGGCTCACGTGCACGAGGCGGAGGAGGTTGAGCGATGA
- a CDS encoding DUF3341 domain-containing protein, which yields MAEFDSPQELVDAAHKTHGAGYKDIDAFSPFPIEGLADAIGFHKNYVSLVVLICGIIGGLSGYLLQYYVSVISYPTNIGGRPYHSWPSFIIVTFELTILFGGVSAAIGMLVLNGLPLPYHPVFNVPAFSKATENKFFLVVSATDPRYDAVRTREFLKGLAPRSVSEVPS from the coding sequence ATGGCAGAATTCGACTCGCCGCAGGAACTTGTTGACGCCGCCCACAAAACGCATGGCGCCGGCTACAAGGACATCGACGCTTTCAGTCCTTTCCCCATCGAAGGGCTGGCGGACGCGATCGGCTTTCACAAGAACTATGTGTCGCTGGTCGTTCTGATTTGCGGGATCATCGGCGGGTTGTCGGGCTACTTGCTCCAGTATTACGTTTCAGTGATCAGCTATCCGACTAACATCGGTGGCCGTCCCTATCATTCCTGGCCGTCATTCATCATTGTGACTTTCGAACTGACAATTTTGTTCGGCGGCGTTTCTGCCGCCATCGGCATGCTGGTGCTGAATGGATTGCCGTTGCCTTATCACCCGGTTTTCAACGTGCCTGCATTTTCGAAGGCTACCGAAAACAAGTTTTTCCTGGTTGTGTCGGCCACTGATCCCAGGTATGACGCTGTTCGCACCCGCGAGTTCCTTAAAGGACTTGCTCCGCGCTCTGTCTCGGAGGTCCCGAGCTAA
- a CDS encoding cytochrome c, with product MKPVRKILPALLALIFVTAGCRIDMHVQPYYRPLTKNDFFADGRSARLPVDGTVARGDLRDDTYFYTGKVNGNLGDTMPYPLTREVLERGRDRFNVYCTPCHGRVGDGNGFIPTRGLRHPPSYHIDRLRKVPLAYFFDVMTNGFGVMLDYSAQISPRDRWAIAAYVRALQLSQNVNSAELPAGTKVPSEAPNYRDIGTGATLPVVQPKASESGESKEEHQQ from the coding sequence ATGAAGCCCGTGCGCAAAATTCTGCCCGCGCTGTTGGCGCTGATTTTCGTTACCGCCGGATGTCGCATCGATATGCACGTCCAGCCTTACTATCGTCCGCTGACGAAGAACGACTTCTTTGCCGACGGTCGCTCCGCCCGCCTTCCCGTAGATGGTACGGTCGCGCGTGGCGATCTCCGCGACGACACCTATTTCTATACCGGCAAAGTGAACGGCAACCTCGGCGACACCATGCCGTATCCGCTGACGAGAGAAGTTCTGGAGCGCGGGCGCGATCGCTTTAACGTGTACTGCACGCCTTGTCACGGACGCGTCGGAGACGGCAATGGATTCATTCCAACTCGCGGATTGCGTCACCCGCCGTCGTACCACATCGACCGGCTGCGCAAAGTTCCCCTCGCCTACTTCTTTGACGTGATGACCAACGGCTTCGGCGTCATGCTGGACTATTCTGCCCAAATCTCGCCACGCGATCGCTGGGCCATCGCGGCGTATGTTCGCGCGTTGCAGTTGAGTCAGAATGTAAATTCCGCGGAACTTCCTGCGGGAACTAAAGTTCCGTCTGAAGCTCCGAACTATCGCGACATCGGCACGGGCGCGACGCTGCCAGTCGTGCAGCCAAAGGCGAGTGAGTCGGGCGAATCAAAAGAGGAGCACCAACAATGA
- a CDS encoding SCO family protein — MRSKLIIAATCLLMLSTLPLLGQGMRGPMMNGESMGMPTGQKLPGLEFVGIEQHMNAEVPADLAFRDELGNPVKLGDYFGKGRPVILNLGYYQCPMLCGEVLQGLTGSLKTLSFDLGKDFDVVTVSFDPHETPDMAATKKREIMRRYGRAGSEKGWHFLTGPAESINALTKAVGFQFQWDEKTGQYAHATTIVVLTPDRRVAQYFYGVEFAPKDLRLGLVQASHNQIGGVTDQMLLYCYHYDPRTGKYGAIISRIMSIAGAATILLLGTFVFVLYRADASAQHKALRRAT; from the coding sequence GTGCGCAGTAAATTAATCATCGCCGCCACCTGTTTGCTGATGCTTTCCACGCTCCCGTTGTTGGGGCAGGGAATGCGCGGCCCCATGATGAATGGCGAATCGATGGGAATGCCCACCGGCCAGAAACTTCCGGGGCTGGAATTTGTCGGCATCGAGCAACACATGAATGCCGAAGTCCCAGCCGATCTGGCATTCCGTGACGAACTCGGCAATCCCGTCAAACTGGGCGACTACTTCGGTAAGGGACGTCCAGTGATTCTGAATCTGGGCTACTACCAGTGCCCAATGCTGTGCGGCGAAGTCTTGCAGGGACTGACCGGCTCGCTCAAGACTCTGAGCTTCGACTTGGGCAAGGATTTCGACGTCGTCACCGTAAGTTTTGATCCGCATGAAACGCCGGACATGGCTGCAACCAAGAAGCGCGAGATCATGCGCCGCTATGGACGCGCCGGGTCAGAAAAAGGCTGGCATTTCTTGACCGGTCCCGCGGAATCCATCAACGCGCTGACCAAGGCGGTTGGATTTCAGTTTCAGTGGGACGAAAAGACGGGGCAATACGCGCACGCCACCACCATCGTGGTGCTGACGCCCGACCGCCGCGTCGCCCAATATTTTTACGGCGTGGAATTCGCGCCGAAAGATCTGCGTCTCGGACTGGTGCAGGCCTCTCACAACCAGATTGGCGGCGTCACGGACCAGATGCTTTTGTACTGCTATCACTACGATCCCAGGACCGGCAAATATGGTGCCATCATCAGCCGGATCATGAGCATCGCAGGGGCGGCAACGATTTTGCTTCTCGGAACGTTTGTGTTCGTTCTGTACCGCGCCGATGCCAGCGCGCAGCATAAAGCACTAAGGCGAGCCACGTAA
- the coxB gene encoding cytochrome c oxidase subunit II — MSKYFPLWPDRASTLAGQVDGLYIYLVLVSTVMTLLIFIAVAVLAIKYRRRPGVAAHPIEGSPILETAWSVIPFGVMLTFFIWGAVIYFKERTPPTNSTEVYVVAKQWMWKIEHMEGQREINELHVPVGQNVKLIMTSQDVIHSFFVPAFRLKQDVIPGRYTTLWFKATGPGVYHLFCAEYCGTSHSGMIGNVVVMEPQDYSQWMAGGPSVPLPEAGKQLFASLGCATCHRFDIQGRGPNLQGAFGKPVLLEDGRTVMVDDNYVRESILNPTAKIVNGFKPVMPTFQGLVSDEQLNALVAYVKSLGGQAATGAPSQAAATPAGQPQKQVQ, encoded by the coding sequence ATGTCGAAATATTTCCCATTGTGGCCCGATCGGGCCTCGACCTTGGCAGGCCAGGTGGACGGACTCTACATCTACCTGGTGCTGGTGTCGACTGTGATGACGCTGCTGATCTTCATCGCGGTCGCAGTGCTGGCCATCAAGTATCGCCGCCGTCCGGGCGTCGCCGCGCATCCGATCGAAGGTTCGCCGATTCTCGAAACCGCCTGGTCCGTGATTCCTTTCGGCGTCATGCTTACCTTCTTCATCTGGGGTGCGGTCATTTACTTCAAAGAACGCACGCCTCCCACGAACTCGACCGAAGTTTACGTCGTCGCCAAGCAGTGGATGTGGAAGATCGAGCACATGGAAGGGCAGCGCGAGATCAACGAACTGCATGTTCCCGTCGGCCAGAACGTCAAGCTCATCATGACGTCGCAGGACGTGATCCACAGTTTCTTCGTCCCCGCGTTCCGCTTGAAGCAGGACGTAATTCCCGGCCGCTATACTACGCTATGGTTTAAGGCGACCGGACCGGGCGTCTATCACCTGTTCTGCGCCGAATATTGCGGGACCTCGCATTCCGGCATGATCGGAAACGTGGTCGTCATGGAACCCCAGGACTACTCGCAATGGATGGCTGGCGGTCCCAGTGTTCCGCTGCCCGAGGCCGGCAAGCAACTGTTCGCTTCGCTCGGTTGCGCGACCTGCCATCGCTTCGACATCCAGGGGCGCGGTCCGAATCTGCAAGGCGCCTTTGGTAAGCCGGTGCTCCTCGAAGATGGGCGTACCGTGATGGTGGACGACAACTACGTGCGCGAATCGATTCTCAATCCGACCGCCAAGATCGTGAACGGCTTCAAGCCCGTCATGCCGACTTTTCAGGGCCTGGTGAGCGACGAACAATTGAACGCGCTGGTGGCCTACGTCAAATCGCTGGGCGGCCAGGCCGCGACGGGAGCCCCGAGCCAGGCGGCAGCGACCCCGGCCGGACAACCTCAGAAGCAGGTGCAATAG